One Phragmites australis chromosome 23, lpPhrAust1.1, whole genome shotgun sequence DNA window includes the following coding sequences:
- the LOC133905966 gene encoding uncharacterized protein LOC133905966, giving the protein MARVEEIADDGLIASSCSRDADLWLTTCFLLYMNCVEVYSPERVQRQFGYRQVVPVPPPRDAGRAHERSSQGGGGMQNWASKNADYIRRWTESAAVDVIITAGQYDEATYWDYLAWYRPRTRATLLSGPVQPGPRPFPEDRARLLHVVTEEAYEMHTQADQAFGEPSRSSSQRDRNPLREYMRTRGSRFLNAIRGLGGCAPQWRGYDQHAMDPSRASHSRRSSSAREEPVRSESRHTSSASVRHVSCSGAEAEECTQPPAPEQVTLGSLAPPATMTPPAAASTHQEDVVDYTQQTPCWSDPNAFDWGAAMHATATFTDLLGGQSSHDLNEPGSSHWE; this is encoded by the exons atggcacgagtagAAGAAATTGCAGATGATGGactcatcgcatcctcttgtagccgtgacgcagacttatggttgaccacatgcttcttgttgtacatgaactgcgtagaagtatattctccagaacgtgtacagaggcagttcgggtatcgacaggtggtgccagtaccaccaccacgagacgccggacgggcgcacga GAGGAGCTCACAGGGGGGTGGAGGCATGCAGAACTGGGCATCCAAGAATGCCGACTACATACGGAGGTGGACAGAGTCAGCTGCGGTCGATGTCATCATtactgctggacaatacgacgaggccacgtactgggactaccttgcttggtaccgtccgcgcacgcgtgccaccttactcagcggacctgtacagccgggccccagacccttccccgaggatcgtgcccgcctacttcatgttgtg actgaagaggcgtatgagatgcatacgcaAGCGGATCAAGCTTTTGGGGAACCAAGCAGGTCATCATCGCAGAGGGATCGTAACCCTCTCCGGGAGTACATGAGGACAAGAGGATCCCGCTTCCTAaacgctatacgtggtctaggtgggtgtgccccgcaatggagggggtacgaccaacatgccatggacccgtctcgtgcctcccacagcaggcggtcATCCAGTGCTCGTGAGGAACCCGTCCGGTCAGAATCACGACATACATCTTCCGCTTCGGTGCGTCATGTCTCATGTTCCGgtgctgaggccgaggagtgcacgcagcctcctgcgcccgagcaggttacgctgggttcactagcacctccggctacgatgacacctccggcTGCAGCATCTACTCATCAGGAGGACGTCGTTGACTACACGCAACagaccccttgctggagcgACCCTAATGCGTTTGACTGGGGTGCTGCAATGCATGCGACCGCCACCTTCACTGATCTACTTGGCGGACAGTCCTCCCATGATCTCAATGAACCTGGAAGTTCACATTG